A region of Polyangiaceae bacterium DNA encodes the following proteins:
- a CDS encoding TetR/AcrR family transcriptional regulator → MKARAVGPLRHTIQTHARAAYSEAILAASERLFLRDGYHATRMIDVAKEAGVAVGTLYKHFPSKDALFEALAARGREEALELLRRSAELPNPTERLRSMVVELFAHVERQNAVFAVLSELGPLEQVQLSPEMRAGDDRTTHEIIRIVEGVVADAIAGGQIRADIEPVHLAAMFEGALRGTLLTWLKAGRSYPLSSRAEPLLSFFFEGASAR, encoded by the coding sequence ATGAAGGCGCGCGCGGTCGGCCCGCTCCGACACACCATCCAGACCCACGCGCGGGCCGCGTACAGCGAGGCGATCCTGGCCGCGTCCGAGCGGCTGTTCCTGCGCGACGGCTACCACGCCACGCGCATGATCGACGTCGCCAAGGAGGCCGGCGTCGCGGTCGGCACCTTGTACAAGCACTTCCCGAGCAAGGACGCGCTCTTCGAGGCGCTCGCGGCGCGCGGACGCGAGGAGGCGCTCGAGCTGTTGCGGCGCTCCGCCGAGCTGCCGAACCCGACGGAGCGCCTGCGCTCGATGGTGGTGGAGCTCTTTGCCCACGTCGAGCGACAGAACGCGGTGTTCGCGGTGCTCTCCGAGCTCGGGCCGCTGGAGCAGGTGCAGCTGTCACCGGAGATGCGCGCGGGCGACGACCGCACGACCCACGAGATCATCCGCATCGTCGAGGGCGTGGTCGCCGACGCGATCGCCGGCGGCCAGATCCGCGCCGACATCGAGCCCGTGCACCTGGCCGCCATGTTCGAGGGAGCGCTGCGGGGCACGCTGCTGACGTGGCTCAAGGCCGGACGCAGCTATCCGCTCAGCTCTCGAGCGGAGCCCCTCTTGAGTTTCTTCTTCGAAGGAGCCAGCGCGCGATGA
- a CDS encoding acyl-CoA carboxylase subunit beta, with translation MSMRERVAELEARRAKIREMGGAERVARQHERGKLTARERMAALFDAGEWFEVGMHGRQMGPAGERSDTPADGVLCGFGKVEGRMVCAAAYDFTVKGGSIGQTGEEKVTRLRKMALTGRWPMVWLIDSAGARIDPSSGHHPDELSLFAGSGHLFREQVIMSGVVPQVAAMVGPGAAGTAYIPGLADFVPMVKDIGSMALGGPPLVKAVTGQDIDEQTLGGSKVHSEVSGVGDAEVKDDHECIALVKKYLSFMPSSADEAPPVVPCHDPVDRRDDALLDLLPESTRQAWDMYALIKLLVDHGEYLDIKKKFGRSIITCLGRIGGKSVGIVANQPKHLGGILENDSADKAARFIQICDAFNIPLVFLQDVPGFMVGSKVEHAGIIRHGAKMLHAMSAATVPKITVIVRKAYGAGYYVMCGRAYEPDLIVSWPTGEVSVMGAEGMVGIAGKKLFGGGEPDPEVKAQLVGLIQKNIDIYKVAGWGLVDDVIDPRDTRRAIAWGLELAQHKRVERPAKKRGVMPV, from the coding sequence ATGAGCATGAGGGAACGGGTCGCTGAGCTCGAGGCACGGCGCGCGAAGATCCGCGAGATGGGCGGGGCCGAGCGGGTCGCGCGGCAACACGAGCGCGGCAAGCTGACGGCGCGCGAGCGGATGGCGGCGCTGTTCGACGCCGGCGAGTGGTTCGAGGTCGGCATGCACGGCCGGCAGATGGGACCCGCGGGGGAGCGCAGCGACACCCCAGCCGACGGCGTGCTCTGCGGCTTCGGCAAGGTCGAAGGCCGCATGGTGTGCGCCGCGGCCTACGACTTCACGGTGAAGGGCGGCAGCATCGGTCAGACCGGCGAAGAGAAGGTGACGCGCCTGCGCAAAATGGCGCTCACCGGCCGCTGGCCCATGGTCTGGCTGATCGACTCCGCTGGGGCGCGCATCGACCCGTCGAGCGGGCACCACCCGGACGAGCTCAGCCTGTTCGCCGGCTCGGGGCACCTGTTCCGCGAGCAGGTGATCATGAGCGGCGTGGTGCCGCAGGTCGCGGCCATGGTCGGGCCCGGCGCCGCCGGCACCGCGTACATCCCCGGGCTCGCCGACTTCGTGCCGATGGTGAAGGACATCGGCTCCATGGCGCTTGGCGGGCCGCCGCTGGTCAAGGCGGTGACCGGACAGGACATCGACGAGCAGACCCTGGGCGGCAGCAAGGTGCACAGCGAGGTCAGCGGGGTCGGCGACGCCGAGGTCAAGGACGACCACGAGTGCATCGCGCTGGTGAAGAAGTACCTGTCGTTCATGCCGTCGAGCGCCGACGAGGCGCCGCCCGTCGTGCCCTGCCACGACCCGGTGGACCGCCGGGACGACGCCTTGCTGGATCTCCTGCCGGAGAGCACGCGCCAGGCCTGGGACATGTACGCGCTGATCAAGCTCCTGGTCGACCACGGCGAGTACCTGGACATCAAGAAGAAGTTCGGGCGCAGCATCATCACCTGCCTCGGACGCATCGGCGGCAAGAGCGTGGGCATCGTCGCCAACCAGCCCAAGCACCTGGGCGGCATCCTGGAGAACGACAGCGCCGACAAGGCCGCGCGCTTCATCCAGATCTGCGACGCCTTCAACATCCCGCTGGTGTTCTTGCAAGACGTGCCGGGCTTCATGGTGGGCTCGAAGGTCGAGCACGCCGGCATCATCCGGCACGGCGCCAAGATGCTGCACGCGATGAGCGCGGCGACGGTGCCGAAGATCACCGTCATCGTGCGCAAGGCCTACGGCGCCGGCTACTACGTGATGTGCGGTCGCGCCTACGAGCCCGACCTGATCGTGAGCTGGCCCACCGGCGAGGTGAGCGTGATGGGCGCCGAGGGCATGGTGGGCATCGCCGGCAAGAAGCTGTTCGGCGGCGGCGAGCCCGATCCGGAGGTGAAGGCGCAGCTCGTGGGCCTAATCCAGAAGAACATCGACATCTACAAGGTCGCCGGCTGGGGCCTGGTGGACGACGTCATCGACCCGCGGGACACGCGGCGCGCCATCGCCTGGGGGCTCGAGCTCGCGCAGCACAAACGCGTGGAGCGGCCGGCGAAGAAGCGCGGCGTGATGCCGGTCTAA
- a CDS encoding M23 family metallopeptidase encodes MQRVPQVVGLFLCVFTLLGACAGADDGAPEAESGGAAGVAGAAGAAGEPGASGGEGGAWPDSGWATGGAAGEPADDAGTEPDAEPEVADAAVDAPAEADSGPEPPPDPCASKADGAYCGTALGVAASSLVTCAAGETASKKTCANGCLATSIGSDACKSACCLAKPPGSFVRGFNACSAYSGGNEHYGIDYSSPLGTKIPAGMDGTVVKVVTGYGNCWGSGSGSIACSSTCMSHYNLIRIKSACGDPDNPKKDFYIEYAHVQKLATGIKVGSVVKKGQTIAYVGKSGCASGPHIHFETMSVAKGATPTVHTCASVNPTTRYCP; translated from the coding sequence ATGCAGCGCGTTCCCCAGGTCGTTGGGCTCTTCCTGTGTGTTTTCACGCTCCTTGGCGCCTGCGCCGGGGCGGACGACGGCGCTCCGGAGGCCGAGAGCGGGGGCGCGGCCGGGGTGGCCGGGGCGGCCGGTGCGGCCGGCGAGCCTGGGGCGAGCGGAGGTGAGGGCGGGGCCTGGCCGGACTCGGGTTGGGCCACGGGCGGCGCCGCCGGGGAGCCCGCGGATGACGCCGGCACGGAGCCCGACGCGGAGCCCGAGGTGGCGGACGCAGCCGTGGACGCGCCCGCCGAGGCGGACTCCGGTCCCGAGCCGCCGCCCGACCCCTGCGCGAGCAAGGCGGACGGTGCGTACTGCGGCACGGCGCTCGGGGTCGCGGCGTCGTCGCTGGTCACCTGCGCCGCCGGCGAGACGGCGTCCAAGAAGACCTGTGCGAACGGCTGCCTCGCGACCAGCATCGGCTCCGACGCCTGCAAGTCCGCCTGCTGTTTGGCCAAGCCGCCGGGCAGCTTCGTGCGCGGGTTCAACGCGTGCTCGGCGTATTCGGGTGGGAACGAGCACTACGGCATCGACTACTCGAGCCCGCTCGGCACCAAGATCCCGGCCGGCATGGACGGCACGGTGGTCAAGGTCGTGACCGGTTACGGCAACTGTTGGGGCAGCGGCTCCGGCAGCATCGCGTGCTCGAGCACCTGCATGTCCCACTACAACCTGATCCGCATCAAGAGCGCCTGCGGCGACCCCGACAACCCCAAGAAGGACTTCTACATCGAGTACGCGCACGTGCAGAAGCTGGCGACGGGCATCAAGGTCGGCAGCGTGGTCAAGAAGGGTCAGACCATCGCCTACGTCGGCAAGAGCGGCTGCGCCTCGGGTCCCCACATCCACTTCGAGACGATGAGCGTGGCCAAGGGCGCCACTCCCACCGTACACACCTGCGCCTCGGTGAACCCGACCACGCGCTATTGCCCGTGA
- a CDS encoding transposase family protein, which produces MLVKRFGDARLDEVRDPRDPRGRRWQLGRLLASALLGMVAGSRSLREVEQLTDELTPPIRAKLGIPRRVPDTTLRDALAALEPDDVRPALHAATRAAQRRKALEPDGLPFGVVSLDGKATSVPAADDFFAHVRRRRPKRACSAWSGPSRPR; this is translated from the coding sequence ATGCTCGTCAAACGCTTCGGCGACGCGCGCCTCGACGAGGTCCGCGACCCCCGCGATCCGCGCGGACGTCGCTGGCAGCTCGGCAGGTTGCTCGCCAGCGCGCTGCTCGGGATGGTGGCCGGAAGCAGGAGCCTGCGCGAAGTCGAGCAGCTGACTGATGAGCTCACGCCGCCAATCCGGGCGAAGCTCGGCATCCCACGTCGTGTTCCGGACACCACGCTGCGGGACGCGCTCGCGGCGCTCGAGCCCGACGACGTCCGCCCGGCCCTGCACGCAGCGACGCGCGCCGCCCAGCGCCGCAAGGCGCTCGAGCCCGACGGCTTGCCCTTCGGCGTGGTCTCGCTCGACGGCAAGGCGACCAGCGTGCCTGCCGCTGACGACTTCTTCGCCCACGTCAGACGGCGACGGCCGAAGCGCGCCTGCTCGGCCTGGTCAGGACCGTCACGGCCACGCTGA
- a CDS encoding pentapeptide repeat-containing protein, with product MAVSRKKLMKLLEESEVEGQDFSGSDFSGAEIQGGDFSESDLSGVNLAGANVSQAEFIGVNFSGARLDGARFSQCEFTDAVLAGVSVQGAVFEQCEFSVGVRRTLTGATFKMCDFGGDDDSDGGAMTAADAGAAPGQPDSAWKVYFRGFPDWEADERRYQAVEALFGSFAQSLPGSQVFRRVNDRKVEMRGTYASFPFRVELDLGGTSMFSMAAQMRPHVVASFCYEPDFVPEPQVHAWQHGETVRVFFGKGVFLEGHAGTTYVAAKSRRRATSTR from the coding sequence ATGGCCGTCTCACGCAAGAAGCTCATGAAGTTGCTCGAGGAGTCCGAGGTCGAGGGCCAGGACTTCAGCGGCTCGGACTTCAGCGGCGCAGAGATCCAGGGCGGCGACTTCAGCGAGTCGGATCTGAGCGGGGTGAACCTCGCCGGCGCGAACGTGAGCCAGGCCGAGTTCATCGGCGTGAACTTCTCGGGCGCCCGGCTGGACGGCGCACGGTTCTCTCAGTGCGAGTTCACCGACGCGGTCCTAGCGGGAGTCAGCGTGCAAGGCGCCGTCTTCGAGCAGTGCGAGTTCTCAGTCGGGGTGAGGCGTACGCTCACGGGCGCCACGTTCAAGATGTGCGACTTCGGGGGCGACGACGACAGCGACGGCGGCGCGATGACCGCGGCCGATGCGGGGGCCGCCCCCGGGCAGCCGGACAGCGCCTGGAAGGTCTACTTCCGTGGCTTCCCGGACTGGGAGGCCGACGAGCGCAGGTACCAGGCCGTCGAGGCGCTCTTCGGCTCGTTCGCCCAGAGCTTGCCTGGCTCGCAGGTCTTCCGGCGCGTCAACGACCGAAAGGTCGAGATGCGCGGCACCTACGCGAGCTTCCCGTTTCGGGTGGAGCTCGATCTCGGCGGCACGTCGATGTTCTCGATGGCAGCCCAGATGCGCCCGCACGTCGTCGCGTCGTTCTGCTACGAGCCGGATTTCGTCCCGGAGCCGCAGGTGCACGCATGGCAGCACGGTGAAACGGTGCGCGTGTTCTTCGGCAAGGGGGTGTTCCTGGAGGGGCACGCGGGCACGACCTACGTCGCGGCGAAATCCCGTCGGCGGGCAACATCGACGAGATGA
- a CDS encoding AarF/ABC1/UbiB kinase family protein, with product MAQSLAIPAAVATAALSTTHALPRPRLSQVLWRLLVVQAVAWFFAAVWLLDLVGLRWLWHLARGQRESYQRVTLPVALRLAFERLGPTYVKLGQLVASGEALFPPRYSSEFQRCLDRVPPFPFTEVRATLEHELGKGVDRFRAIDSEPMAAASIAQVHAATLDDGREVVIKVQRPRLLELVSTDVVLMRLIARLSAWVSARARQSHPEGIVDDFAQNLAEELDFRNEARRMTEFNQVMRLMGTDSVAAPEVVRELSGPRVLTMERFRGVSVADTAAVKRSGFDGQERLRTGIRAWFQCLLVADFFHGDVHGGNFMLLDDGRIGFLDFGIVGTLPVERQAGVLEYVLAFQSRDFGRLGDAMIAIGAARAQVDRTAFTRDLEELYSPMFDPSGAFRIADLVPNLMRLANRHQLGLPRDLVLISKQLVYLDRYSRALGGDKMNVLTDSRIRELLMEDMLRAAFARQERG from the coding sequence ATGGCGCAGAGCCTGGCGATCCCCGCGGCCGTTGCCACAGCCGCACTCTCGACGACCCACGCGCTGCCGCGCCCGCGCCTGTCGCAGGTGCTCTGGCGCTTGCTGGTGGTCCAGGCCGTGGCCTGGTTCTTCGCGGCGGTCTGGCTCCTGGACTTGGTCGGCCTGCGCTGGCTCTGGCACCTCGCGAGGGGCCAGCGCGAGAGCTACCAGCGCGTGACGCTCCCGGTCGCGCTGCGGCTCGCGTTCGAGCGCCTGGGACCGACCTACGTGAAGCTCGGTCAGCTGGTCGCCTCGGGCGAGGCGCTGTTTCCCCCGCGTTACTCCAGCGAGTTCCAGAGGTGCCTGGACCGCGTGCCGCCCTTCCCGTTCACCGAGGTCCGGGCCACGCTCGAGCACGAGCTGGGCAAGGGCGTGGATCGCTTCCGGGCCATCGACAGCGAGCCGATGGCCGCGGCCAGCATCGCGCAGGTACACGCCGCGACGCTCGATGACGGCCGCGAGGTCGTGATCAAGGTGCAGCGCCCGCGCCTGCTCGAGCTGGTCAGCACGGACGTGGTGCTGATGCGTCTCATCGCCAGGCTCTCCGCCTGGGTCTCGGCGCGCGCGCGCCAGAGCCACCCCGAGGGCATCGTGGACGACTTCGCGCAGAACCTCGCGGAGGAGCTCGACTTCAGGAACGAAGCCCGGCGCATGACGGAGTTCAACCAGGTCATGCGGCTGATGGGCACGGACTCGGTGGCGGCCCCCGAGGTGGTGCGCGAGCTCTCCGGGCCGCGCGTGCTCACCATGGAGCGCTTTCGCGGCGTGAGCGTGGCCGACACGGCAGCCGTGAAGCGGAGCGGCTTCGACGGCCAGGAGCGCCTGCGCACCGGCATCCGCGCCTGGTTCCAGTGCCTGCTGGTCGCGGACTTCTTCCACGGCGACGTCCACGGCGGCAACTTCATGCTGCTCGACGACGGCCGCATCGGCTTCCTCGACTTCGGCATCGTCGGCACGCTGCCGGTGGAGCGGCAGGCCGGCGTGCTGGAGTACGTCCTCGCCTTCCAGTCGCGGGACTTCGGCCGGCTGGGAGACGCCATGATCGCCATCGGCGCGGCCCGCGCCCAGGTGGACCGCACGGCCTTCACCCGGGATCTGGAGGAGCTCTACTCGCCGATGTTCGACCCCAGCGGGGCCTTCCGCATCGCCGATCTGGTGCCGAACCTGATGCGCCTGGCGAACCGACACCAGCTGGGCTTGCCCCGCGACCTGGTGCTGATCTCCAAGCAGCTGGTCTACCTCGATCGCTACTCGCGGGCGCTCGGCGGCGACAAGATGAACGTGCTGACGGACAGCCGCATCCGCGAGCTGCTCATGGAGGACATGCTGCGCGCGGCCTTCGCCCGGCAAGAGCGCGGCTAG